GCCACCGAGTCGCTCGCCGATCGGGCGTTCCTCGACACTTATTGCACCGGATACGAACGCTTCGAGCGCTACCTGCTCGGCGACGATGACGGGCTACCCAAGACGCCCGAGTGGGCCGCGGCGTTGTCCGGACTGGACGTCGACGAGCTGCGGGCTCTGGCCCGCCGGATGGCCGCCGGCCGGACCCTGATTACCACCAGCCTGTCGCTGCAGCGAATCGAGCATGGCGAGCAGAGCGTGTGGATGGGTGCGACGTTGGCCGCGATGCTGGGCCAGATCGGGCTTCCCGGCGGGGGCTACGGTCATGGCTACGGCTCCAACGGTGTCGGCAACCCGCCGCTGGCATGCAAGCTGCCGGGCCTGCCGCAGGGAGCCAACCCGGTGCGGAAGTTCATCCCGGTGGCGGCGATCAGCGAGCTGCTGCTGCGGCCCGGCGGGCAGCTGGCCTACGACGGCAAGCTGCTCGACCTGCCCGACATCAAGTGCGTCTACTGGGCCGGTGGAAACCCGTTCCACCACCACCAGAACCTGCCCCGGCTGCGTCGCGCGCTTTCTCGGGTCGACACGGTCGTGGTGCACGAACAGTTCTGGACCGCGATGGCCAAGCACGCCGACATCGTGGTGCCCACCACCACCAGCTTCGAGCGCGACGATTTCGCGGGCAGCCGGACCGACCCCGTGTTGCTCGCGATGAAGACGCTGGTGCCCAGGTACGCCAACGCCCGCGACGATTACGACACCTTTTCCGCGCTTGCCCACCGGCTGGGATTCGGCGAGCAATTCACCGAGGGCCGTAGCGCTCGCGAGTGGCTGCAACACTTGTACGAAAAGTGGTCGGTGGAGCTGGATTTCCCGGTGCCGTCGTTCGACGAGTTCTGGCGCGCCGGCCGGCTGCGGTTGCCGACGAGAACGGGCCTGACGATGTTCGCCGACTTCCGGTCCGATCCGGTCGCCTATCCGTTGGGCACGCCCAGCGGGCGTATCGAGATTTTCTCCGAGACGATCGACGGCTTCGGGTTGCCCGATTGCGCCGGGCATGCCACCTGGTACGAACCCAACGAGTGGCTCGGCGGTCCCCGAGCGCGGCGGTTCCCGTTGCATCTGATCGCCAACCAGCCGCGGACGCGCCTGCACAGTCAGCTCGATCACGGCGGCGCCAGCATGGCCTCGAAAATCCTTGGGCGAGAGCCGATCCGGATGCATCCGGACGACGCCGGGGCGCGCGGGCTTGGTGACGGCGACATCGTGCGGGTGTTCAACGACCGCGGCGCCTGCCTGGCCGGTGTGGTGATCGACGACAATCTGCGGCCGCGCGTGGTGCAGCTGTCGACCGGAGCGTGGTTCGACCCCGCCGATCCGACCGACCCGGATTCGATGTGTGTGCACGGCAATCCCAACGCGCTGACCAACGACGCCGGAACGTCGTCGTTGGCGCACGGCAGCACCGGCCAGCACGTCTTGGTCCAGATCGAGAAGTTCACCGGCGAACTGCCACCGCTACGCGCGCACGAACGGCCGCCGCTTTCGGGCTAGAACCGACCTCGGCGCCTACAGCGCGGTGCGCGCGAGGGTCGCCCCGGCGATGTGATTCAGATGCCCGACGGCCACCTCGACCGAACTTTGTCCGGGTACCGCCGGAACGCTCTGGTAGCTAAGGTGCGGCAACGTCGGCGGGGTGGTGGCATAGAAGCGAATCGCGAGGTCGATCGCCTCGACGAGCGCCGGGCCACCCACAATCGGATCCGTGACCAGGGCCAGGACCTGCTGGGCCAGGCTTCCCTGACCGGTTAGCCCGGCGATGAGGGCCACGATCGCGTTGATGTCGATGCCGAGCTGGACAGCCGCCTTGTAGACCGCGGTGATGTCCGCGCCGGCGGTGTCGTTCGGCGTTGTCGTGTACAGGTCACCGGGATTGGCGAAGTCCCACCAGGTGTCAACGCCGTTCGCATCCTTAGGGACCTGTGCCGCGGTGAGGTTGGTGGCGGCGATACCGCGGCCGCCCGGGTCGGGTCCGCCCGGGAACGTGTGCCCGGTCAGCCGCCACGGGTTTCCGAAGGTGTAGCCGCCGATCAGGTTCGGCCGTGCCCATTGCAGTGGGCCGGTCATGATCGCCGCCAGCACACGCGATGCGGCCTCGGCACCCTGGCTGTAGCCGCCGAGCGCAAACGTCTGGTTGGGGTTGGCGTTGATCCACGCCGTCGCGTTGGCGACGGCGATCTGCACGGATTGGGCGTAGCTCGGTGCATTCGGCGCGCCGGGTGGTATCGGCCCGAACGTCCAGGGCGCCTGCACCGGCACCTCGAAGACAAGGTCGGGGTTGGCCGCACTGACGACGTCGGACGGGTAGCCGGTGCCGGGCGCGGCCCACGTACCGGCGAACGTGAGCACCGCGTGCCGCACCAGCCTTACGCCGGAGATGTGAGCGGCGATATCGCCGAAAGTGGTTGTCATTTAGCCGTTGTGGGCAATCCGTTGGCCTTGCGCCACTGGATTGCGAACTCCATCAGCTCGATGAGCACGTCCCCGCTGTCGCGGGTGATGCCGTCGCTGAACGTGTGCACCCACGCCAGCTGTTCGGCAACGGTGACCTGCTGTTCGAAGGCGTCGTAGGTGCCCTGGTATGGCTGTCCGTTGTGGGTAGAGTTCCACGGGCCGCGGGCTGGGTCGTCGACGATGTCGCCGATGTCGCGGGGATGGCGCGCGAGCACCCGGCGCCAGGGTTCGGGTACCCCGTTGATCGCGACTCCGGAAATATCGGCTTGCAGGGATTGTGGGTCTGGCACGGTAATTCCTCCTGGGTGAGGTGACGATGCCGCATGCTATTGGCCAGCGTAGGCCCGCCGCCGCCGGTTGGCACGGACCGATTGAGGCGGCGTCCTCGCCGGACGTGGTCGGCAGCATCCACTCTGCCGCCGCAACGCCATTCACCGTTCGCCGACGGATTCGACCGCCAAAGCTCCTGCGCAGTAACCTGTTTCGACCTCAGAATGGCGGTGGCTTGTTGCGTGCGGCGATGTGCGCATCGTTGAGGGCGCGTTCGCATGTGATGCGGTGTGCCAGGTCGGCGGCTCGGGTGCGTTGTCGGCGTAGCATCATCACGCCGCGGTGCTCGGCGGCGATTGGGGTCTGGGGTTTGCGGTAGTTCGGCGGTGGTTGTGTGCCAGGCGGGCAAGAAGATGCGACTGCCGGGGTAGGTGGTGTAGGTGCGGCCGTTGGGTGCGGTCCAGATCACCATGCCGTCGGGCAGTTGCCCGTCGCGCCAACCTGCCCAGAAGGTTTTCAGCAAATGATGGCAACGACTACGCCAAGAACACTCAGCGTTTCCGGGCTGTTTCCGCTGGTCAGGTGCGTTCGGGCGCCTTCCGGGCGTTGCCGCTAGACCCGTTTAGACTGAACGTCAGCGTTGGGTCAAGAGGGCCCGCGCCTGCCGGGTGTAGTGGATGAACGGTTGCCGGCCTCGTCTCCATGAGAGGGCCGTTCGATGCCGTCCCCACCATCGCCCCGTGTCTCGCACTTCCGCGCGAAAGTCGCGGGGCTGTCCCAGAAGCGCCCGCCCGAGGACCCGGAACTGGCTGAGGCGCAACAGAACCTGCGCGTGGCGAGACTGGCCGACCACATTAAGAGGTGCGTCGACCAGGCGCCCGCGCTGACCGCCGAGCAGCGCAACCAGCTGGCCGAGTTGCTGAGGCCGGTGCGCGGCGCGTGACCGAAGGAAAACCGATGCCAGACAACGGAAAAGCCGGGCGCGACCAGACGCCCGACTCCCCAATGCAACACCCCCACGGTGCTGACAACAGTGTAAGCGGGGTGCGCCCCGATGGACGGTAAGGCGAACGCGATCACGCCGCCGAGCGAGAGGGCGCGGTACCTCGCCCGCGTGAAGGCTGAGGCCCGGAGGCGTGTCTACAACGACGGCATGAACCGCACCGACTTCACCGCGATGCTCGCCGACGCCGCCGTCCCGGAACCGCGGGAACCGGACGTGCTGCGCCGGGGGGACGGGGTCGGCCTGTTCTACCGCGGCGGGTTCGACGCCGACCCCGGTGGGTTCTGGCGTCACCGTCACGACTGGGACACGAACACGTGGCTGGCGTACAGGCGCACCTACGTGATGGACGAGACCGGGCAGGGGCGCTACGACGTCACGGTCGACGAAACCGAGTCGTGCGCCCCCGGCGCGATCTGCGGCTTGTTCGGCCCCACGGAGGCCGGCAAGACCATGATCGCGACCGCGGGCTGCGCCGAGGGGGCGACCTCCGAGGAGCGGGGGTTGCGCCCGTTCCTGTACCTGGACGTGGACCGCAACGGGGCGGACGCGTTTTACCAGAGGATGACGATGCTGGGCGCGGACCGCGACTACCTCCACCCGGACGCCGACCTGGCGTGGCACGCCCAGCCCGCGGACGCCGAGGACCTGCAGGGCTGCGTCGAGGACTTCGCCTCGTTCAGCACCGGCGGCGTGGCGGTCATGGACGCCGTCAACGAAATGGTGGGACTGTTCGACGGCAACCCGAACCAGACCGACGACTACCTGGAGATCGTGCGCCTGGTGTCGGACCCGCTCATCAGGGCCGGGCACTGCGTCCTCCTCCTGGACCACACGGGGCACGGGGCGAGTGACCGCGAGGTCGGCAGCCACGCCAAGCGGGCCGTCATCTCCGGCTCATCCATCGAGGTCCGCCCCGTCCGGCAGTTCACGCCGGGCAGGGGCGGCGCGGTCGAGCTGTGGGTGGCCAAGGACCGGCCGGGCCAGCTCCGCCGCTGCTGCCCGCCCGGCCGCGGCGTCGGCCGCTGCCAGTTCGCGGGCACGTTCGTGCTCGAC
This is a stretch of genomic DNA from Mycobacterium lacus. It encodes these proteins:
- a CDS encoding molybdopterin guanine dinucleotide-containing S/N-oxide reductase, with product MTERLTSATHWGAFTARVQDGDIVAVSALRGDTNPAPQLQNLPGAVRHRSRVANPAVRRGWLRSGPGPSSMRGADEFVEVGWDELIERLAAELRRVVDRHGNEAIYGSSYGWASAGRFHHAQSQVHRFLNMLGGYTASRHSYSAGASEVIFPHIFGAGLFDAWADTTTWDVIVDHTDLLVVFGGLPLKNTAVMPGGATCHPDRDYVGQYRARGGRLVSISPLRDDITAIAGPLDDRCRWLAPVPGTDVAIMLALAYVLATESLADRAFLDTYCTGYERFERYLLGDDDGLPKTPEWAAALSGLDVDELRALARRMAAGRTLITTSLSLQRIEHGEQSVWMGATLAAMLGQIGLPGGGYGHGYGSNGVGNPPLACKLPGLPQGANPVRKFIPVAAISELLLRPGGQLAYDGKLLDLPDIKCVYWAGGNPFHHHQNLPRLRRALSRVDTVVVHEQFWTAMAKHADIVVPTTTSFERDDFAGSRTDPVLLAMKTLVPRYANARDDYDTFSALAHRLGFGEQFTEGRSAREWLQHLYEKWSVELDFPVPSFDEFWRAGRLRLPTRTGLTMFADFRSDPVAYPLGTPSGRIEIFSETIDGFGLPDCAGHATWYEPNEWLGGPRARRFPLHLIANQPRTRLHSQLDHGGASMASKILGREPIRMHPDDAGARGLGDGDIVRVFNDRGACLAGVVIDDNLRPRVVQLSTGAWFDPADPTDPDSMCVHGNPNALTNDAGTSSLAHGSTGQHVLVQIEKFTGELPPLRAHERPPLSG
- a CDS encoding AAA family ATPase, coding for MNRTDFTAMLADAAVPEPREPDVLRRGDGVGLFYRGGFDADPGGFWRHRHDWDTNTWLAYRRTYVMDETGQGRYDVTVDETESCAPGAICGLFGPTEAGKTMIATAGCAEGATSEERGLRPFLYLDVDRNGADAFYQRMTMLGADRDYLHPDADLAWHAQPADAEDLQGCVEDFASFSTGGVAVMDAVNEMVGLFDGNPNQTDDYLEIVRLVSDPLIRAGHCVLLLDHTGHGASDREVGSHAKRAVISGSSIEVRPVRQFTPGRGGAVELWVAKDRPGQLRRCCPPGRGVGRCQFAGTFVLDPPREDGVARWRVEPPTGGRIGGGAAHPGDRVIEAARALGDEFTADRLSAAVHGREPTRAEIEAIRRTIDELVDEGEFVVVREGRKGRGGAAVWAVQEHASENHGDAEADAFACD